A window of Malania oleifera isolate guangnan ecotype guangnan chromosome 2, ASM2987363v1, whole genome shotgun sequence genomic DNA:
TAGAGGCTTGTCCGTCTCTCTTGGTatatcatccacaatctcctcttctCCCTCTTTATTCTTGCTTTGTCCATTATTTTCAGCTATAGGGGtagacatggtttcctttgctggtgacttctcaatttctcttccactcctaagtgtgatggccttacattgttcctttggattcacttctatgttgctaggaaaagttcctctttgtTGGGCATTTATGGTCATGGCCAGTTGCctaatttgcatttcaagattctttatagtggctcccatattgctGCAATGAATCTCAATGTTATCCAACAGTGAATCaatctttttaaaccttgcttttgtctcctcaacaaatgatACCATGGcttcctcaagtgacatcttcttctcgcTTTGTTGACTATCAAGTCTTGGAGGAGGTTGCAACACATTCCTTgcatttccataagacaaattcgtATGATTTTCGAAGCCttggatggtaatattgtggcataGGATTACCCTGATAGTTGTAGTTCCGATTTTTTATGTATTGAACCTATTTTTGACTCGCTTCATCGCTCAGATCTGTCTTACTTGTAGTTGCCACATATTCTGCATTTTGTGGTATCCTCTAGTTTGTCAAAGCTTAAATCTAATGGGATAAAGAAGCAACTTGAGTTGAAAGGGTagcaaacggctccaattcatgaatcccagcaactttcttagccatagttctttcggTTGgtcattgatagttatttgaggccatttcttccaaaagagaagTAGCACCCTCaagtgtctttgacatcaaattTCTCacagatgcagcatcaactaaagtccaagtttgcccatttaacccattatagaacatctgaatttgcaaccaatccaGCAATCCATGTTAAGGGCAGTGTTGAATCAAATGTTTATACCTTTCTtatgcttcatagagtgattcaaaatcatttttcttaaattgaccaatctcactcctgagttgggttgtttttgcaggtggaaagaatttagcgaGAAACTTTTTTGCCATGTCCTATCAACTTGTGATACTTTCCGGTTGTAGAGATTGTAGCCAATCTCTTTCCTTGTCCTTCAAAGAAAAAGGGAACAAtatcagtctaatggtgtcttcagtaacaccattgatctttacAGTGTCACAAATCACTAGAAACATTGCCAAAtgaatattgggatcatcaagtggagATCCGCTAAATTGGGCTTGTTGCACCATGCTGATCAAggcgggtttgagctcaaaattttTGGCATCAATGGTCTGCCATCTTATACCTGAGTAGTTGACATTCACAACTAGCcgtacataatccttcaaggcgcgtgGTTGCGCATTCTGTTGTCCATTCTCTTTGGCTAGTACCTTCTTCTTTCTTAGTGCTCTGAGAGTTCTTTCAATCTCTAGATCAAAAGGAGTAATGTCACAAGTTCTAACATggcgcatccaacataaaaaacacacatgaaataaaaataaaaattaaattaaattaaaaaaaattctaaattaaaaccaagattactttgtattgaTATTGGTAAAACTAAGAAAAACTCAGTCTTCGGCAatgacgccaaaaacttgatcggtgcaaaatagcaagtgcacagtatcgtagttttataataaaGTGATAAGAAGAGTATCGTCCTTAGGGATTGGTGACTTACTTTTTCCAAGTACCAAAATTATACTAATTCTGActttatttagaaaataaatttagatttttgtaagtgcaaaaattgaaataaactcaatttaaagaaaatattcaaaggAGAATGAAATTGTTTGTTCAAGTATCAAACTAGTGAGAAAGAAAAATTCTAGGAAATCTATTTCActtagtttctcactatgctttattggtgtatatgtgtgcaatgcccacctcccatgagttaattggcacacttacctgATGTATGGTTTAGATGAGGTCGAAACGGTAAACCGCAATGGTACTATGAAGACGGTATGGCCTATCTAGTGTGAACGGTGGGCACGGTATGTCAAAGacagccactaatgtcaaagatggACAATAATGTCAAAGtcagccactaatgtcaaagacgaccactaatgtcaaagtcggccactaATGCCAAAGTTGGCCATGGcaggtgagctaccaccacctaccatggtaggtaaGCCAGTCATGTGCTTCTTCCACAGActagaggctataaataagaccccctGTCGAAGCAACATACACAGAACAactgcaagattgtgtcctcttttgtttttttatttgttgtcctttcgccattgaagctcatttagtgagtgcatggttggacagaTTGTTGTAATTTGATTTGTTGGAAGTCCCAACccagagtatatagtctagaggaggggggggtgaatagactcttttcgcggaatacgtatttttctacaaaataaaaatcttgGAAAGATagaagaaattatatcgcaatataaatataaatcatgcacaagatataaaataagagtgaaagggagagaaagaacaacaccggtatttttacgtggttcggcaccaagcctacgtccatgccttagcaccaagccaaggattccacaatccactaaagatactccttcattggcggagaagccttacaactcaagaacaaatccctacacttgggaacaaacccctaccgtgctcaccaagagccttcgcttcagttcacaaagaaccttacaagagattggaaatacaatttaatgctccttaaatgagccaatatgaaaaaGAACCAAATCCttactctattctctcaaggaatgaatcttacaagataagtgagcaagagaggattgagcacttgtgaagaataactaaaatgcaaagtgcaaagtgcttaggttttggataaaatgatatttttcacaaatatgatcaacaatgctcaaaaccatgttaatacaagtctaatagcttgtatttatagtccaAGAACCTTAGGATCCATTAACTAGCCATTgcggggaagaaaaaatattttatttggcaaactagccgttttctgcCCGTTGGAGCGCTTCTGCCCattgaattcgttgacgaaattcagaggtccctgaatcagaaaaagtcaccaaaatgaaagttgtggaattttgtcttagctttccaggaaCACCAAGATCGTTCCATTTttacttttttagaaaaagttattcCCAAAATACAGGAAGGTATTCAGGACTCAATACTGCACTACGacagtgacgattactttgtttttccttgtcaaaaagtgttttaatgactcaaaacattcttgaacaaaagtatatgaaacatattaagtctaatgaagattaaaacttgtccaaatgagtttccttttgaatataagatattttaactaataaaacacttttgaaaacccattttgatatcttatatgcttagtatgtccttttgtaaatatacttgactttcttcgaacctttaggacattaaacttgttttaacataattgggactaagtataaaaatgttcttaaaactaggatgttaaaaacttgtccctttgaaaacatatttgagttttaggattcatttgacaaactcttgttttaacttagaaagccatgaaaggtgagtttgtgtttatgtctttagtgcaatcctataaactcatgtgtcctagtatgcttatgcaatgactcaactcttactcaaaaatcatgcaagatacacatcgtaagagttataatacgcactcactcacacaacccttattacaattaatttatacacttaagctttctttggttgtgcttgggtcattccgagtacgtgtttatttgatctttccttcttgatgtCTACTTGGCctgatctttgccttcgatccaataattcatgtatgaGTACCTCTACTAAACAttatctgcaaagataggaaaacactaggaacaacatataggttaatatcatcaaaacacattaaacaatgatggtgtagccactaaggctaacattcttcccctttttgatgatgtctaacctattattaatttaattaatctttgcatttatattgatactaatcatggcttgatatgcgaagataagcttacctaaaaccactaatgggttgttatcatcaaaacaatgcaattaaGCTTATGTAACCTctaaggcaaacacgatttttgTAACAtaactttgtgttatctcttcaattgtttcttcaaaacagatcttggtgttgttattctatatggtatcagagttgaaGGCTACTAAGAAGAAACAACTATAATTGTTGAGATGTTGCAATGGTAGGAACTTCATCTTTAGCTACTTCATCTCCACCCGCACTTCGGATACGTCCACCAACATTCACAGAAGGAAAGCTAGATGACACGAACTACACTTTGTGGAAGTTCAAGATGAGTGCTATTCTAGATTCATATGAACTACTTGATACAACTCAAGGTATTGATCCAAAACCGATTGTCATGCCCGATCCCACCAATCCTTAGGTTATCATCCCTCCAGATGTTGCCCTCATCAAAGCATAGAATAGGTGGAATGCAGATGCACTTTGTGCTATTGTCACAAGTTTATCTAATTCTGTACTTACGTtgatccaatatacatccaaggcTACAGATGCTTGTAATGGTCTAAAGAATCAATATGAAACAAGGAACCAACCACACATTTAGAACTTGGAGAATCAACTTGCTGTAGAAAAGCTATATGACGGAGAATTGATAGAAGTATTCATCACCAGAATCAAAAATACGTATGATCCGATGGTCATAGCAAAGACCAGTGATGAGTTAGCTCGAAGATGTATTCAAGTGTTGCCATTAAAATATGACAGTCTTATAACTGCTCTTAACACGCAAATTAGAACTCCTGCACTAACCTTTGATCAATTCTTTGCTTTACTGCTAGAGGAGGAGATAAGGCTGAGAACCAGAGAAAAAGAAAGCAGTAGTGCTTTCACCACGCAGATCAAAGGCAAGgacaataatgttgaaaagaagaagggaaagaatAAGAAGATATTTTCTGGTACATGCTACTATTGCAACAAAAAGGGACATGCAGCCAGGATTGCAGAAAATGTATCTACGATGAAAAGAATGGCACGTTGAAGCCTATGTGGAATGTTAGGTAGGTAGCAAATTTCGCTTAACCAGAATTAGATCTTTTCATGGTTATAGAAGAATTGTGCTTAACTACTCAAATAGTACCAGGAGATTACTCATGGGTACTTGACAGTGGAGCTTCCTAACACATGACCAGAAAAAAGAACTGGTATGGTTCCCTTAAGCCTTTACATgaacctatgaatgtgattttcaaaaataatacaaAGTGTCCAGTAGAGGGAACTAGATCCATTTCCTTAAAAACAACGAGTGGCCAAGGTAAAACTCTTTCAGATGTCCTTTGTGTTCCTCAAATTAAGAGGGATCTTTTATCTATAGCTGCTATCATTGATCGTGACTATGAAGtacaatttatataaaaaaaaaaagtcgcGATCATTGATAGCAATGGCAGCATTGCAGGTGAAGGTATTCGAAAGAATAACCTATATGGGTTTGTGGAACTTGCCGCAACAACTAGAGATCCAACAAGCAAACTTTGGCATAAAAGGTTTGGACACATCTCTTATGCAGTTTTGAAGGAGATGCAGAGAAAGGAAATGGTGGTTGATCTGCCTGTAGTAGTTGATACTGTAGAGCCTTGTGAAGCTTGCATATTGGGCAAGCAACATTGTATGTCATTTCCACAAGAGAGCAGCAACAAATCAAAGCTTCCTTTAAAGCTAGTACATGAGAATCTCTATGGTAAAATGACCACTCCTGCACTAGGAGGATCTTTCTATTTTGTGTTGTTAGTCAACAATTATAGTAAAAAGATGTGGGTGTACTTTCTTCATAATAAGGTTGAGgtttttgtaaaatttaaagtgtggcaTAAACATTTTGAAAATGAGACAGGTTTGCAGTTAAAGAAACTTCTAAAAAATTGAGGAGGTAAGTTCACATTAGGGGAATTCAATAATTATTGCAGTGCATTTGGCATCAAGCGCCAATTATCggcacctaaaactccacaacataatggtgttgTGGAATGGTGAAATCACATTATGATGGAGATAGTTAGAGCAATGATCAAGGCACAAGACTTTCCAAAATCGTTTTGGGCATAAGTTGTTAATACAGTTGTATATATCCTTAACTGATGCTTTACTAAACCTTTGGGGAACAAAACACCTCATGAGACTTACTCTGGTAAGAAACCCTTTGTTTCTCCTCTTAGAGCATTTGGTTGCAGATGTTTTGTGCATGTTCCAAATGATAGTCGAAGGAAGTTAGATGACAAGAGTTGCAAGTGCATCTTCTTAAGTTACAATACAGAATCGAAGGCGTATTGTCTATATGATGTAGAGGCAAAGAATATCGTCACAAGATGAGATTTGGTATTTGATGAAGGACCACACTCAGTGGGAGATGGAGATCAGCCCATTTTATCATCAACCGATGAAGTAACCCACCGTGTGCCTCACTTAGAGCAGCAGATTGAGGTGAATgatgaaaaattcaaaaccagCTTGTTGTACTAGTAGCACCTATTCAGAAGCCACACCCCAagggggtacaacaactctttgaTGAAGGCAATACAGAATTTGTAAATCAAAGTTCACAACCTGATGGACCTTGAAGGTCGAAGAGAATAAAGGAACAACATCAATCAGCAGAACACTTGGTAAATGTGGACTTAATGGTTGATATAATCAGTACAATTAAGGAACTAAGTGGCTTAGATGAAGCGCTAACTGATCCGAAGTGGAGAATGGCTATGGAAGCTGAATATGAAAGTATCATGAAAAATGATGCTTGGGAGATTGTGGATCGTCCCCCTCATAGGAAGGTAATCGGTACGAAGTGGATATAgaaggtaaaatataaagctgatggTACTTTAGAGAAGTACAAAGCTTGCCTTGTAGCATAAGGATTTTCTCAGGTGGAAGGTTTTGATGTTACTGAAACCTTTGCACCAACAGCCCGTGTGGAAACAATCTATCTGGTTTTGGCTACTCTGCACACAGAAGCTGAGTGCTATTGCAAATGGACGTGAAGTATGCATTCCTCAATGGTCATCTTAAAGAGGAGGTTTATTTGATGGAATCACCAAGATTTGAATTGCCTAATTCAGACAACAAagtgtgcaggttgaagaaagCCTTGTATGGGCTAAAACAAGCCCCTAAAGCTTGATACGAGaggattgattctttctttaccaattatggattttgtagaagtacctctgatacaaatttatatatactGAAGGAGAATGGGAAGCATGTAATAATTGTAACATATGTGGATTATCTTGTGCTTACAGGTGACCACGAGGAGAAGATCAACAACATCTGTGAAGGCCTATGCTTAAAATTCGAGATGACAGACTTGGGGCTACTCCACTTCTTCTTAGGCATTGAAGTGGGGCAGTATCTAGGAGAAATCTTTATTTCTCAGCaatgatatgctcaagagttatcGAAGGCATTTGGAATGACAAAATGCACTTCAATGGTTACTCCAATGGAAGTAAACATTAAGCTCACCATTGAAGATCCCTCTCCACATTTTGATACAAAGAGGTACAGAAGCCTAATTGGGAGTTTGGTGTACCTGTGCAACACAAGGCTCGATATCAGTTTTGTAGTTGGTATTTCGAGTAGATTTGCAAATAAGCCATGAGAAATTCACTAGAAGGATGGAATGAGGGTCCTCAAGTATATAAAAGGGACTCCTCATTTTGACATCTTTTATACATCAGGGAACTCCCTAGTTGGATATTGTAACTCCGATTGGGCAAGAGATATTGATTCCAGAAAGTTAGTTTCTGGATAttgttttctctttgggaatggaATTATCTCGTGAACAAGCAAGAAGCAGCCAACAGTgtctgtcatgccccgaaccctgaaatgggacccaggggtgaaaatgtaatctaacttgtccctatatcatacaaatcaccacagatatagtacaaaggatgagggtccgaccccgtggggttcctaggcatcctaaacacatccaaatacaatcatatacgcagcgaaaaaaggttatctatatacatatgcagtaccataccagagtctatacaagagcagacacaatgctctatcaaaaacacacaacgggtgcccaacacatcccaaaatggcaacccaccaaaattacagtcctagcacttacctagtgCTAAACACGGTAtatcggccactacgctccctacactaggacgctagtttcagttacccgaaggacctgtaaaaatgtacatacagtaggggtgagacacctctcaataaggaagaacacaagttatatcggtgtgtggcatttaagtgttatcatgatacaacatacatgtagttaaatgcattccagtactaatttacacagtgcatacacgcacatatacggcggccatttatacgcagccccgtaaCAATACACATATATGAtcagtaacccggtgtcgtcataCCCATCGGCTCGAAGCCAGTTCGACATTccagcgttggcccgtagccaacctacgaagcacggcgccaccggcacattactagtcctcgactcccatggcatcgtaccagcgctaactggtggatccacacccttcggtctgatctgccggaataggctcacaccctcggatatagaactgATCACttttgcctacatggcaggtgataaacacacgccctcggatatagaaccggacactctcagtacttggaatcattttggaatcgTGATCCTATCagcaatttcggaaccgcgttcctatcaGCAAATTTGCATatcacacatacatgcatgctcatataaccaaacaaaccacactcatttgataatctaaatcatggttttccaaacaaatacagtttaaataaagtcaaggcacgaccatcccaatatcacagtataaatcacacatatactcggttttcaacaaaacccggaaTTCAGCTCATTgccccctttttctcaaaaactgtaataataaaaaacccatagttttccctgttagatccccccaaatgagtagccaaaacaaacataggaccgtggaccatagtttcaccgagtccgatttaaaaaataaccaatataacacagtttccccttaccttaaccccgtaagcaaatcccgaactccaaggtccctaaacaacaaaccgagtttcaaaacctacaaatcacaatacataatatactcacaagactaatacctacaaaactaccagatcagaattaaaaatcgagccttacctcgattttatgccgaaacccgaaaatcttcgaaacgagattccgattcgtagaagttgtaaagaatcctACCACAATCCTCATAGTAGCTTCCattttccgattccatcaacgatcggcgaagaattctagagagaaggagagagtagagagagtttagagagagagagagagagataggattgagtttacttaatgaagaagtaatagaaatttccttttatggCCCTTGACccgaaaatttccaatttttcccctctcttaatatttaaacccatttttcatattttgggttcttacaatctcccctctttacaaaaatttcgtcctcaaaatttgtcatctcttattcccagattcatacatccaatcaaatacatagacacaactcaagagcaaACTGGTGATCATCACAGCGcaatcccatcatacacatacacatagacacaactcaagagcgaactggcgatcatcacagcacagtcccatcatacacatacaacttgacacaactcaagagcgaactgacGATCATCATAGcatagtcccatcatacacatacacatacataccctcacttatggtggaggaatatcgtggttacatatacaacagtctcaggagttcacaatactcacactcccgatgactaaccacctatcccaacccacagtaggatcgtgtacaagtgctcaaaataactgtggatacttccggcgtatttccttttacaattcccaagaagcttcctcaacctcatggtttcgccacaataccttcactaatggtatctctctaGTACGAAGCTTTTTAACTTttcggtccagaacctgaataggtatctcctcatacgctaaagtatccctaatttccaactcaccataactaatcacatgtgaaggatccaacacgtacctcctcaacatggagacgtgaaacacatcatgaaccctcgaaagtgttggaggtaatgtaactctataggctaccagacccactcgctcaagtacctcgaattgTTTGATATACCTTGGGCTAAACTTGCCtttcctgccgaatctcatcactcctttcatcggagcaatatgcagaaataccttacctcccacttcaaactctaactcacggcggcgaacatctgcataactcttttgccaactctgagccgatttaatcctctcccggatcaaacccaccttctcagacacctgctgcacaagttcagatcctaacacctgacgtttaccaacctcatcccaacacaaaggagatcgacacctccaaccatacaaagcctcgaacggtgccatcccgatactagattggaagctgttgttataagcaaactccacaagtggcataaactgtatccaactaccaccgaaatctaacacacaagctcgcaacatatcttccaaaatatgtatcgtcctcttcgactgtccatcagtctgggagTGGAACgatatactgaaagtaagcttcgtccccaatgcctcctgcaagctcatccagaatcgagaagtaaacctcggatcccgatctgacacaatggacactggtaccccatgcattctcacaatctcctgcacgtacatatctgctagcctactcaaaggagagctaactttcattggtatgaaatgagaagatttcgtcaatctatccacgatcacccaaatagcattctgcccgtgaagcgctggtggaaaaccggtcacaaaatccatggaaatatgctccaattttcaaatcggaataggcaaaggttgcaatggccttgctggcctctgatgttcaactttcacctactgacacgtcagacactgctctatgaactgagcaatctacctcttcataccagaccactagaaggtctcgcgcaagtcaccgatacatctttgtactaccaagatgtaccgtatatataaaacgatgtgcctcctctagattcatccttctgatctcatcatcatcaggaacacacaatctggtcccaaacctcaacacacctccttcagagatgttaaactctgtagccaatccctactgtaccttttccatagcctttgccaactctgcatcactagcctgtgcggctgttatacgctcaaatagggtcggttgggccaccaaaccagcaaaataagcttgatgatcaccaaccaccaactctatacctgagctctccaaatctcgtctgatgtgacactgagttacaaccgtagATACAGCTGTAAgtcccgacttccgactcaatgcatcagccaccacatttgccttccccgAGTGATGACTGATCGTGCAgttgtagtccttgatcaactctagccaccgcttttgcctcatattcaactccttctgcgtgaagaaatacctaaggctcttatgatcagtgaagatttcacattgcaccccgtacaaatagtgtcgccagatcttcagtgcatacacaacagcagccaactctagatcatgcgtagggtaaatcttctcatactctttcaattactgagaagcatacgccacaaccttaccctgctgcataagcacacatcctaagcccTTTAGAGActcgtcgctataaatcacaaatccatcattccccgaaggaatggtcaacactagagcagtaaccagtcggtgcttcaactcctgaaagcactgctcgcaatcactagtccactcaaactatACTTCCTTCTTGGTTAATCAtgttagaggtccagacagtttagagaaaccctctacgaaccgacgatagtaacccgccagtcccagaaaacttcaAACCTCTTGCAAATTCTTCGACTTTACCCagttgaccacaacttcaatcttgctagggtcaactaatataccatccctagtaaccacatgacctaaaaatgcaatctgactcaaccagaattcacacttcttcagcttagcatacaactttttctcccatagaatctgtagcactaacctcaaatgttccgcGTGCTCTTCCGTGCTCCTTGAGtacaccagaatatcatcaatgaataccactacgaatcaatctaggtactcatgaaaaaccctgttcatcaaatccatgaacaccgccggagcattcgtcaacccaaaaggcatgactaagaacttgtagtggccatatctggttcggaaagctgtcttcgtTACATCCttcgctctaaccctcacctgatgatatcctgatcgcaaatcaatctttgaaaagactcgcgtcccctgcaactggtcaaagagatcatctatacgaggtaaaggataacgattcttcagaGTTACCTTATTAAtatcatggtaatcaatgcatatccgcatcaacccgtccttcttctttataaacagtactggagctccccagggtgaaacactaggtcgaatgaatctcctgtccagtaattcctgaagctgctcctttaactcccgaagttctattggagccatccagtatagagttttagagatcggtgtcttaccaggcagcaactctatcacaaactccacctcacgatctagaggtaaaccgagtaaatcatctgggaacacatccaaGAATTTGCTGACTACCTGAAtgtcctcaagtctcaactcatctcgcggcggttcctccacacaagctaagtacccttgacatctgtccaagagtagcctcctcgcctataaTGCCGACAGAATCTATGGCGCttacgcacacacgatcccacgaattcgtactcctgctctctaggaggtctgaaaactaccaccttcctatgacaatcgatcacaacataactagagaacaaccaatccatccccagaatgatatcaaaccctAACATgacgtataccacaagattcatcGGTAGTAGCTTTCCCTAATTTTCCActaggcagtctaccaacatcttcctatagaaagatacactcccagatggcatagcaacagataacacctcattcatatctcgagtctcaaccccacaccatcccacaaaattcacagacacaaaagaatgggtcgcaccccaatcaaacaaaacagaagctttatttaaaagcaataataaggtacctgtcaccacgttactttcatgctcagcatccactggagtaagagagtatactctggccgaagTTGTACTTGTCTGAATGGTTCCTCAAGGCATCTGGTTGCTCCCTCGATCCCCACTAACTGCAGGCTCGTTtcgcctcggtgctcgacaatcacgagactTGTGGCTTggttggccacagttgtagcaactaccctcAAATGGccagcactcaccctcgtgccacctaTGGCATCTAGTACAACAACCATCAGTCTATCTCACCTGAGAAtg
This region includes:
- the LOC131148187 gene encoding uncharacterized protein LOC131148187; this translates as MRHVRTCDITPFDLEIERTLRALRKKKVLAKENGQQNAQPRALKDYVRLVVNVNYSGIRWQTIDAKNFELKPALISMVQQAQFSGSPLDDPNIHLAMFLVICDTVKINGVTEDTIRLILFPFSLKDKERDWLQSLQPEIDAASVRNLMSKTLEGATSLLEEMASNNYQ